The following are encoded together in the Humulus lupulus chromosome 5, drHumLupu1.1, whole genome shotgun sequence genome:
- the LOC133780405 gene encoding carboxylesterase 1-like, producing the protein MSDQITIDPYQRLQIVQNDNGTITRLYRPPDAPTAPDPTVSSAPIVLSKDITLDQSKSTWLRVFIPRNALDNKLLLPLIVYFHGGGFILFSAASTLAHNYAFNLASEISAVVISVEYRLAPEHRLPAAFEDAMDALYSIRTAEDDWLRNHADLSNCFIMGGSAGGTIAYHAGLRATAEAQHLGPMKIRGLILHQPFFGGVQRCESELRLVNDAVLPPCVSDLMWELALPQGADRDHVYSNPTVNDGSKALEIIKSSEWKVMVAGCDGDPLYDRQIELMKMLERKGVKVVGHFGVGGYHGVEVVDSSKAKLLNLAIKSFMCH; encoded by the coding sequence ATGTCCGACCAAATAACAATCGATCCCTACCAAAGACTTCAGATTGTACAGAATGACAACGGAACAATCACTCGATTATACAGACCTCCAGATGCTCCCACTGCACCTGATCCCACTGTATCTAGTGCACCTATAGTTCTTTCCAAAGACATCACCCTTGACCAGTCAAAATCCACCTGGCTCAGAGTTTTCATACCCCGGAATGCACTGGATAATAAACTCCTACTACCTCTCATTGTCTATTTCCATGGGGGTGGGTTCATACTTTTCAGTGCAGCCTCAACCCTTGCTCATAATTACGCTTTCAACTTAGCTTCCGAAATCTCTGCCGTTGTGATTTCTGTCGAGTACCGTCTAGCTCCGGAGCACCGCCTGCCGGCGGCGTTCGAAGACGCCATGGACGCACTGTATAGTATCAGAACCGCCGAAGATGATTGGTTGAGAAACCACGCTGATTTGTCAAACTGCTTCATCATGGGGGGCAGTGCCGGAGGGACAATAGCATACCATGCTGGACTTCGGGCTACGGCTGAGGCCCAACATCTCGGGCCCATGAAGATCCGTGGGTTGATATTACATCAGCCATTCTTTGGTGGGGTTCAGAGATGTGAGTCGGAGTTGAGGCTGGTCAATGACGCTGTTCTTCCGCCTTGTGTTAGTGATTTGATGTGGGAGCTGGCTTTGCCTCAGGGAGCTGACCGTGATCACGTGTATTCGAATCCGACGGTGAATGATGGTTCAAAGGCCTTGGAGATTATCAAGTCGTCGGAATGGAAGGTAATGGTTGCAGGATGTGATGGGGACCCACTTTATGACCGTCAGATTGAACTTATGAAAATGTTAGAGAGAAAGGGTGTAAAGGTGGTAGGTCACTTTGGTGTTGGAGGATATCATGGGGTTGAGGTGGTTGACTCCTCCAAGGCGAAGCTACTCAACTTGGCTATAAAAAGTTTCATGTGTCATTAG
- the LOC133780406 gene encoding probable inactive purple acid phosphatase 29, giving the protein MHFGDGKSTPCLDVLPRQEKGCSDLNTLAFIHRMILAEKPNLIVFTGDNIFGFDATDAAKSLNAVFAPAIASNIPFSKCLFTPAITHSLLESLKWIGFFLCSQTTQSLSFSPSLLYSIG; this is encoded by the exons ATGCACTTTGGTGATGGAAAGTCCACTCCTTGTCTTGATGTGCTCCCAAGACAGGAGAAGGGTTGCTCTGATCTCAACACCTTAGCCTTCATCCACCGCATGATCCTTGCCGAGAAACCCAATCTCATCGTTTTCACTG GGGATAATATATTCGGATTTGATGCCACTGATGCTGCTAAGTCTCTAAATGCTGTGTTTGCCCCTGCAATAGCATCCAACATCCCATTCTCAAAGTGCCTCTTCACTCCAGCCATCACACATTCTCTATTGGAGTCTCTGAAATGGATTGG CTTTTTTCTATGCTCCCAAACAACACaatctctctccttctctccttCGTTACTTTACTCCATTGGATGA